CGTCGGAGACCACGAACTGGCCGTGCAACGCCGTGGGAAGGTCCGCGTCACGGCTTCCGGGGCCACCGGGACCCCCGAAGCCCGGACCAGCGCCCGGGGGACCGCCAGGCGGGCCGAAGCCGGGACCGGCGGCGGCGCCTCCTGTGTTGGCCGCGTAGATGACCGCGGCCCCGGCAGCGGCGAGCGCCACGGCGATCCCGACGGCACCCAGTGTCCTGTTGGTCGACCAGTGCGCCGACGGCTCACCCCAGACCTGTCCTGCGTTCATGCCACCACGGTCGACGACGAAGCTGTGCCCGGGCTGTGTGGGTGATCAGCGCCACGTGAGTCGCGTCGGGCTCACAGCCCAGTCATAGGTTCGGCACAGAATCGGCCCAAACAGATGTGAATACTGGGACATATGACATCGCCAGCGCCCGAACGCGTCGTGATGCGGCGAGCCGACGGCAGTCCGATCAGCGTGCTCGTCGTCGACGACGAGACCGTCCTCGCCGAGATGGTCTCCATGGCACTTCGCTACGAGGGCTGGGACATCACCACCGCGAATGACGGGGCCAGCGCCATCAGCGCCGCCCGCACTGCCCGACCCGACGTCGTGGTGCTCGACGTCATGCTGCCGGACATGAGCGGCCTCGACGTGCTGCGTCGCCTGCGTGAACAGAACCCCGGCCTGGCCGTGCTGCTGCTGACCGCGAAGGACGCGGTCGAGGACCGAATCGCGGGACTGACTGCGGGCGGCGACGACTACGTCACCAAACCGTTCAGCATCGAGGAAGTCGTGCTGCGCCTGCGCGCCCTGCTGCGCCGCACCGGTGTGACGACCGAGGACAGCGGCGCGCAGATCGTGGTCGGCGACCTCGTCCTCGACGAGGACAGCCACGAGGTGACTCGCGGCGGCGACCCGATCACGCTGACGTCGACGGAGTTCGAACTGCTGCGCTTCATGATGCGCAACTCCAAGCGGGTGCTGTCCAAGGCGCAGATCCTGGACCGGGTGTGGAGCTATGACTTCGGCGGCCGGTCCAACATCGTCGAGCTGTACATCTCCTACCTGCGTAAGAAGATCGACAACGGCAGGCCGCCGATGATCCACACGCTGCGCGGGGCGGGATATGTCCTCAAGCCCGGGGTCTGAGCCACACCGGGATGCGCCGCGCTGGCGCACGCCAGGCGCGTGGTCGCTGCAGTCCCGACTTGTGATCGGCCAGGTGCTGCTCCTGGCGCTGGTCTGCATCGGAATGGGCGGTGCCACTGAACTGGCGCTGCGGCAGTACCTGATCGCCCAACTGGACCAGAACCTGACCGACGCGTCGCACCGTTCGGCGTTGATGGCCAGCCTGCCGCCGCCACGCACACGGCCCGGTGACCTGCGTCCGATCAGGATGCCCGGACCCGGACCGGATTTCCTCGACGCGCCGGGCCAACCGGTCGGACTGATCGCCGTCGTGGAGAACTTCCGCGGGGTGGAGGCCGGCGTGCTGACCAGGGATGGTCAACGTGAGGGGCTCACCGAGACCGCCATCGGGCAACTGCTCGACGTGACGCCGCGACGGCCACCGATCACGGTCGACGTGGACGGGTTGGGCGGCTATCGACTGGTCGCGGCGCACAGTCGCAATGGCGACATCGTCGTCACGGGGCTGCCGATGGCCGACGTCAACGAGACCATGCTGCGGGTTCTGCTGATCATGGTCGTGGTGGCCGGGACGGCGCTGGTGGCGGCGACCATCCTGGGTGTCGTCATCACGCGACGCTCGCTGGCACCGCTCACTCGCGTCGCGGCGACAGCGCGCCGAGTGGCCAACCTGCCGCTGGACCGTGGCGAGGTCGAACTGCCGGTCCGCGTGCCCGAATCCGACGCCAACCCCAACACCGAGGTGGGGCAGATGGGGTCGGCGCTCAACCGGATGCTCGACCACATCTCGACCGCGTTGTCGACGCGCCAGGCCAGCGAGACCCGGGTGCGGCAGTTCGTCGCCGACGCCAGCCATGAACTGCGCACGCCGCTGACCGCGATCCGCGGCTACACCGAACTGGCGCAACGTCACCGGGATGAGGTGCCCGACGAGGTCGCCCACGCCATGGGACGCGTGGCGTCCGAGGCCGAGCGGATGACCAATCTGGTCGAGGACCTCCTGCTGCTGGCCCGGCTGGACTCGGGCCGGCCATTGGACCGCGAGGAGGTCGATCTGTCGCAGTTGGCGGTCGACACCGTGGCCGATGCCCACATCGCCGGACGTGACCACGAGTGGAACCTGGACCTGCCCGACGATCCGGTGGTGGTGATCGGCGACCGCGCCCGACTGCACCAGGTGATGGCGAATCTGCTGGCGAACGCCCGCGTCCACACCCCGGCCGGCACGACCGTCGCGGTGTCGTTGCGCGCCTCGGCCGACGGTCACGCGGAGATTCGGGTGAGCGACGACGGGCCGGGCATTCCGGCACAACTGCAGTCGGAGGTCTTCGAACGCTTCGCCCGCGGTGACTCGTCGCGCTCCCGCAACGGAGGCAGCACCGGGTTGGGCTTGGCGATCGTGTGGGCCGTCGTGAAGGCCCACCACGGGCAGATCACGGTGGACAGCAGGCCCGGGGACACCGTGTTCACGCTTCGCCTGCCCCTCACAGCCGACGCATAGCCGGCACCAAGCACGCGGCGAGCTTGGTGCGTCAACCTGCAAAGGTGACGATCACTGCGCCCAGGTCGACCGCGA
The DNA window shown above is from Mycolicibacterium confluentis and carries:
- a CDS encoding response regulator transcription factor; this encodes MRRADGSPISVLVVDDETVLAEMVSMALRYEGWDITTANDGASAISAARTARPDVVVLDVMLPDMSGLDVLRRLREQNPGLAVLLLTAKDAVEDRIAGLTAGGDDYVTKPFSIEEVVLRLRALLRRTGVTTEDSGAQIVVGDLVLDEDSHEVTRGGDPITLTSTEFELLRFMMRNSKRVLSKAQILDRVWSYDFGGRSNIVELYISYLRKKIDNGRPPMIHTLRGAGYVLKPGV
- a CDS encoding sensor histidine kinase, which encodes MSSSPGSEPHRDAPRWRTPGAWSLQSRLVIGQVLLLALVCIGMGGATELALRQYLIAQLDQNLTDASHRSALMASLPPPRTRPGDLRPIRMPGPGPDFLDAPGQPVGLIAVVENFRGVEAGVLTRDGQREGLTETAIGQLLDVTPRRPPITVDVDGLGGYRLVAAHSRNGDIVVTGLPMADVNETMLRVLLIMVVVAGTALVAATILGVVITRRSLAPLTRVAATARRVANLPLDRGEVELPVRVPESDANPNTEVGQMGSALNRMLDHISTALSTRQASETRVRQFVADASHELRTPLTAIRGYTELAQRHRDEVPDEVAHAMGRVASEAERMTNLVEDLLLLARLDSGRPLDREEVDLSQLAVDTVADAHIAGRDHEWNLDLPDDPVVVIGDRARLHQVMANLLANARVHTPAGTTVAVSLRASADGHAEIRVSDDGPGIPAQLQSEVFERFARGDSSRSRNGGSTGLGLAIVWAVVKAHHGQITVDSRPGDTVFTLRLPLTADA